The Psychromonas sp. MME1 genome window below encodes:
- a CDS encoding pyrimidine/purine nucleoside phosphorylase: MSFKTNEYFDGNVASIAFQTETLPATVGVMEIGEYTFNTGAKEYMTVVSGSLTIKLAGSDDWVTYNAGETFPVEANSSFDVQVTVQTAYLCLYEK, translated from the coding sequence ATGAGCTTTAAAACAAATGAATACTTTGATGGCAATGTGGCATCAATTGCTTTCCAAACTGAAACGCTGCCAGCAACGGTAGGGGTTATGGAAATAGGCGAATATACTTTTAACACTGGGGCTAAGGAGTATATGACTGTTGTAAGTGGAAGTTTGACAATTAAACTTGCAGGTAGTGATGATTGGGTTACTTATAATGCAGGTGAAACATTCCCGGTTGAAGCAAATTCTAGTTTTGATGTACAAGTAACGGTGCAAACTGCTTATTTATGTCTTTATGAAAAATAA
- the putA gene encoding bifunctional proline dehydrogenase/L-glutamate gamma-semialdehyde dehydrogenase PutA produces MVPFNALHCISSAFIERPMPQLWSYISALYMIDESAWMSELLSVVTEDPFKNAQTKLVAKDIISRVRADKKAIHMIDAVLLEYSLDTQEGIQLMCLAEALMRIPDSATADELIRDKLGSADWQSHLKHSDSIFVNASTWGLLITGKISRIDVTHDGDVGHVINRLIHKMSEPVIRQAIYQAMKIMGQQFVLGRNIEEAQKKSEYFTNQGFSYSYDMLGESALTRSDARHYFDSYMSAIESIGQNQLNLANKCNAATVSIKLSALHPRYEFTNKDNILKELFDTVLLLVKHARSVGVAVTIDAEEADRLELSLLLFEQLYRHPLCRGWGKLGVVIQAYSKRALAVLAWLAALAKQQGDCIPVRLVKGAYWDSEIKLSQQHGYDAYPVYTRKEGTDVSYLACARFLLSDHIKGLIYPQFATHNAHTVAAISLIAKHKKFEFQRLHGMGEALYKQVVFLLNIPVRIYAPVGSHKDLLPYLVRRLLENGANSSFVHRLVDANCPIDELTKHPADILMQRPTLHNGLIALPPNIFSDRKNSHSINIHINDQARSLQCCVDVFIDSYWHSGAIVDGRKYYPCDDQLQDHHTIYAPYDRNVEVGRVQFANPCIVEKALHSAYQYRYQWQQKTVVERANCLLVLADLLEIHMPELIALCHKEAGKTIQDSIDEVREAVDFCRYYAKQAIHHFESIGTVIGYDGIKRQVKMEGKGVFVCISPWNFPLAIFIGQISAALVAGNTVLAKPAEQTSLIAARAVELILAAGVPEKAIHLLPGVGSEVGSILTSDLRVSGVVFTGSTITAQAINRALAARGSAEFTFIAETGGQNAMIVDSTALPEQVVRDVIRSAFASAGQRCSALRVLFIQEEIAERVITLIKGSMQELKVGLPYLHSTDIGPVIDSRAKAKLLSHIASLCNDNHKLIATGILDDSCLDGNFVAPTAIEIDNLGQLQAENFGPVLHVIRFNSAQLDKVIDQINGTGFGLTIGIHSRNEKRYLSIAKRARVGNCYINRDQVGAAVGVQPFGGQGLSGTGPKAGGPRYLYRFVDQVDNNRSAEDGLS; encoded by the coding sequence ATGGTTCCTTTTAATGCCTTACATTGCATTTCTTCAGCTTTTATCGAACGGCCAATGCCTCAGCTCTGGTCATATATATCAGCGCTTTATATGATTGACGAGTCCGCTTGGATGTCTGAACTTTTATCTGTTGTCACAGAAGATCCATTTAAAAATGCACAAACTAAATTAGTGGCAAAAGATATTATTTCTCGCGTAAGAGCGGATAAAAAAGCAATACATATGATTGATGCAGTGTTACTTGAATATAGCTTAGATACTCAAGAGGGTATTCAATTAATGTGCCTTGCTGAAGCACTTATGCGTATTCCTGATTCAGCCACTGCCGATGAGTTGATTAGAGATAAACTAGGTTCAGCCGATTGGCAATCACATTTAAAGCACTCAGACTCTATTTTTGTTAATGCATCCACCTGGGGATTGTTAATAACGGGGAAAATTTCTCGTATTGACGTGACACACGACGGAGATGTCGGACATGTTATTAACCGTTTGATACATAAAATGTCTGAGCCTGTAATACGTCAAGCTATTTATCAAGCGATGAAAATAATGGGACAACAATTTGTACTAGGTAGAAACATAGAGGAGGCGCAAAAAAAGAGCGAGTATTTCACGAACCAAGGTTTTAGTTACTCCTACGATATGTTAGGTGAATCTGCATTAACGCGGAGTGATGCTCGCCATTACTTTGATTCATACATGTCAGCTATCGAATCCATTGGGCAAAATCAACTTAACCTTGCCAATAAATGTAATGCAGCAACAGTTTCCATTAAATTATCTGCTTTACATCCCCGTTATGAATTTACTAATAAGGATAATATATTAAAAGAGCTATTTGATACGGTTCTATTGCTGGTTAAACATGCTAGGTCAGTTGGTGTTGCAGTAACCATCGATGCTGAAGAAGCTGACCGTCTAGAGTTGTCATTACTTCTATTTGAACAATTATATCGGCATCCACTATGTCGCGGCTGGGGAAAATTAGGTGTCGTTATTCAAGCTTATAGTAAACGTGCCTTAGCAGTTTTGGCTTGGCTGGCTGCACTGGCCAAGCAGCAGGGTGATTGTATCCCTGTGCGCTTGGTAAAGGGGGCATATTGGGATAGTGAGATAAAGTTATCACAGCAGCATGGTTATGATGCATACCCTGTTTATACACGCAAAGAAGGCACGGATGTTTCTTATTTAGCATGTGCTAGATTTTTGTTAAGTGACCATATCAAAGGTCTTATTTACCCTCAGTTTGCGACTCATAATGCGCATACGGTTGCTGCAATTTCATTGATCGCAAAGCATAAAAAATTTGAGTTTCAGCGTTTGCATGGGATGGGGGAAGCTTTATATAAACAAGTTGTTTTTTTGCTCAATATTCCTGTCCGTATTTATGCGCCAGTCGGTAGCCATAAAGATTTATTACCCTATTTGGTTAGGCGTTTATTAGAAAATGGTGCTAATAGCTCTTTTGTGCATCGACTTGTTGATGCTAACTGCCCTATTGATGAATTAACAAAACATCCTGCCGATATATTAATGCAACGGCCAACATTACATAATGGCTTAATTGCATTGCCTCCCAATATTTTCTCTGATCGTAAAAATTCGCACTCTATTAATATTCATATTAATGATCAGGCCCGTTCTTTACAGTGTTGTGTTGACGTTTTTATAGACTCTTATTGGCATTCTGGTGCGATTGTCGATGGTCGTAAGTATTACCCATGTGATGATCAGTTACAGGATCACCATACTATTTATGCTCCCTATGACCGTAATGTTGAGGTTGGCAGAGTACAGTTTGCGAATCCTTGCATTGTTGAAAAAGCGCTGCATAGCGCTTATCAATATCGTTATCAATGGCAACAAAAAACGGTTGTAGAGCGGGCAAACTGCCTATTGGTATTGGCTGATCTACTAGAAATACACATGCCAGAATTGATCGCTTTGTGTCATAAAGAAGCGGGTAAAACGATACAAGATAGTATTGATGAGGTACGCGAAGCAGTTGATTTTTGTCGTTACTATGCCAAACAAGCGATACACCACTTTGAGTCTATTGGCACGGTTATTGGTTATGATGGTATAAAAAGGCAAGTCAAAATGGAGGGAAAAGGGGTGTTTGTCTGTATCAGCCCCTGGAATTTTCCGCTTGCAATTTTTATTGGGCAAATTAGTGCCGCTTTAGTTGCGGGAAATACGGTTTTAGCTAAACCTGCTGAGCAAACGTCACTAATCGCTGCGCGTGCCGTAGAGCTTATACTTGCCGCAGGGGTTCCTGAAAAAGCAATTCATTTATTACCCGGAGTTGGTAGTGAGGTTGGATCTATTCTAACGAGCGATTTGAGAGTATCTGGTGTGGTTTTTACAGGTTCAACGATAACCGCACAAGCAATAAATCGCGCTTTAGCCGCGCGTGGTAGTGCTGAGTTTACTTTTATTGCTGAAACAGGGGGGCAAAATGCGATGATAGTGGACAGTACAGCTTTACCTGAACAAGTGGTAAGAGATGTTATTCGCTCGGCCTTTGCTTCTGCCGGGCAGCGCTGCTCTGCATTACGTGTTCTATTCATTCAGGAAGAGATAGCTGAGCGTGTTATCACCTTGATTAAAGGTTCAATGCAAGAGTTAAAGGTTGGTTTACCTTATTTACATAGCACTGATATCGGTCCTGTTATTGATAGCAGGGCGAAAGCTAAATTACTTTCGCATATTGCAAGTCTTTGTAATGATAATCATAAATTAATCGCTACCGGGATATTAGATGACAGTTGCTTAGATGGGAATTTTGTTGCTCCAACGGCTATCGAAATTGATAATTTAGGACAATTACAAGCTGAAAATTTTGGGCCCGTCTTACATGTTATTCGTTTTAACTCAGCGCAGCTAGATAAGGTAATCGATCAAATAAATGGTACAGGTTTTGGCTTGACTATTGGCATACACAGTCGCAATGAAAAACGTTATTTGTCGATTGCCAAACGAGCTAGAGTCGGTAATTGTTATATTAATCGCGATCAAGTTGGCGCTGCGGTTGGTGTACAACCTTTTGGTGGGCAAGGGCTTTCTGGTACGGGGCCTAAAGCTGGCGGACCCCGTTACTTGTATCGTTTTGTTGATCAAGTTGACAATAATCGTTCTGCCGAAGATGGTCTTTCATAG
- a CDS encoding aldehyde dehydrogenase family protein, giving the protein MLSNTQLALRKALNIYPSWSALSVTIRAQCLQRWAELLPKQLTVECVDSLVIKMIEYQSSRAIELISQAQIMTGPTGEINELSTAGRGVFLIAAEREVPLTAIVGFISCALVAGNTILLSLAERESLADRLCSSLMAAGLSESIVTTVNYREVDSVINKSTIAGVVFMGDQSKAVNIKKDLACREGAIAPLIVETDLLRLTTLLDSYLLLRFITEKTQTINVTAIGGNATLMALGCGD; this is encoded by the coding sequence ATGTTAAGTAATACCCAACTAGCTTTGCGTAAGGCATTAAATATTTACCCATCTTGGAGTGCATTAAGCGTAACAATAAGAGCGCAATGCTTACAACGTTGGGCTGAACTATTACCGAAACAACTTACTGTTGAATGTGTCGATTCATTAGTTATAAAAATGATTGAATATCAATCGAGTAGAGCGATTGAACTGATTTCTCAGGCGCAAATAATGACCGGCCCCACGGGAGAAATTAATGAGTTATCTACCGCTGGTCGGGGGGTATTTCTTATTGCTGCTGAGCGTGAAGTTCCTCTGACAGCCATTGTGGGGTTTATAAGTTGTGCACTGGTGGCAGGTAATACAATATTGCTCTCTTTAGCAGAGCGGGAGTCACTGGCGGACCGTTTATGTAGTAGTTTAATGGCTGCTGGGCTAAGTGAATCTATTGTAACGACAGTTAACTATAGGGAAGTTGATAGCGTAATAAACAAAAGTACAATTGCCGGCGTTGTATTCATGGGGGATCAGTCTAAGGCGGTTAATATTAAAAAAGATTTAGCCTGTCGTGAAGGGGCTATTGCCCCATTAATTGTAGAAACAGATTTACTGCGCTTAACAACGCTCTTGGACAGTTATCTATTATTGCGTTTTATTACTGAAAAAACACAGACAATCAACGTTACCGCTATAGGGGGAAATGCAACATTGATGGCATTGGGTTGTGGTGATTAA